The Zingiber officinale cultivar Zhangliang chromosome 2A, Zo_v1.1, whole genome shotgun sequence genomic sequence ccctctagggtcggcgctccatcttctcttggtggccggagcttaGAGGAAAAGGaaacgaagagacgaagcaccttggtggccaatggtttggaggagaagaagaagaaggaggcgttcCTTTCTTTACATCTTTTGGtagtaggcggcttggaaacaaaaggggtttgggtgtttttgtcttggtagattgtcgctcaTACGACGTCtaagaagatgagaggaatacgacagaagatcaagaggtctttgtctacaaataaaaggtacaactagttatttattccacagcacaactagttttgttttctttgtatggatcctgaaataccaacacaaaaggctagcgattttgtactttcatttttgtgcttcgattttatgtttcgatattgtgctttgattgaggtctttgtagttaaacctaaggttactgtgagaagtttaaatattcaattccattgaaaggctttgtctaggaagtggtggatgatcccataaccaagaaggcctagtgtctcgccaacgacctggaagccaatccttgaaatagatatttaatcaacttctgtaatatggtttaacttaagaaggacacaagggttgaacttggagtaaaaatgttaagtttcatttccaatccaagtttaactttgaagaacgaacttggagtaaaaatgttaagtttcattttcaatctaagtttaacttctgaagagcacatgggtagctagaaaaagttttgtgcttgtacaattttttttacaGGGAAagcagaacggtattccgagtagcacccaacacttatagtaaaccctaggtttaactacagagacctcaatcgaagcacaagatcgctagcctcttatgttggtatttcaggatacatacaaagaaaaactaaactagtacaccGCGAAaaaaattaactagttatacctttctttgtatcttaaagacctcttgatcttctgctgtattcctctcctcctcttggacattgtgtgggcgacgatcttccaagacaacaccacccgaaccacttATTTTCCTCCAAGAttttcggccaccaagactccttctcttcttcttctcctccaagtatctggccacaagaagatggagcctctTCTTGATGTCGCCGACCCTTGGTGAAGGAAACAAggggagaagagaaaaagaagagggtcggccacaagagaatAGAAGAGAGTCTTAGGTTGTGTTCTCCCATAAGGCACCATCTGCctcccttttataatccttggtgaatgcaaaaaaaagaaaattttaaaattaaaaccttcctagtatgtgtggtcggcccttattTGGGCAAccaattaaggaaaaattttaaattaaaatctctcttttaaaccattatggatggctacaaaaaaggaaagattttaaaattaaaatatctcttttaaatctctttgtggatgactataaaaggaaaattttaaaaattaaaatctctctttaaatcccttggaggatggctataaaaggaaagatttaaaaattaaaatctctcttttaaattcttatggtcggccccttgcttgggcaccaagcaaggcttggccggccacctcttgggctccaagcaaagcttggccgacccttgcttaggaaccaagcaaggatgtggttggCCCTATTACTTGGGTAAAAAGTGGACTTGGTTAGatacgaggctttatacatagaggctacaacaggaacctagaggaggaattgattttggcctcctgaagaggttgagcttcttgtgtttgacccgaacacccaactcaagttcatcaataataactcatatcactaaagagttattattgaactaccgcaccaatcccatattacattatgggcttcttcttatcatgagtgtgttagtatccctgtgtttaagatatcaaatgtccattaatcaaatgagttactgacaacccacttaattaacatctagctccaagagtagtaccactcaacttcattgtcatgtcagaactaagtccacatgcagggtttacatgacaatccttatgagctcctcaaaggggcatcatcatcctaataaataggacacagttttcttctataatcaacaacacatcatataaataatattatttcccaacttatcgggcctattgatttaacgaataaatctcaccctttgataaattaaagaaataaatactaagtacatgtgcttgttattatatcgggattaagagtgcgcacatccataataacataggttttattcttttatgcagtcagtataaaaggaacaacctcaaatggtcctgctcaatacacccatagtgtactagtgtaattttatagtcaaaattaactaatatcaaattacactacaaccattccaatggtttgtctcaattcatcttggttgtgagctactatttataatttataaggaactgataaaatgatcttctgtgtgacaccacacaccatgttatgtacaatataaattaaatggacaactgcatttaactaaatgcagacatttgaccaatgtgattctcatttcaaaataaacatttatacaaaaagctaggcttttagtatacattctaacaagagtgacatttgctcctatacctctcacacgtccaccatgtttgtaagaattcaaggccttcgtgagaatatcttcaaatggtttggtaaaggacatcttaccatccttcttttgcacaatataatcatcctgtcatgcatccaaatacaataactttaaatatatacatatatcatatatgtacaaaCAAGCAATTTATGTCTACTTTTTCTTACAATCTTATTCACTATTTGCTTCAACTCATCGCCAACAAATTCCTCTTCTTTGTTGAGTCGTCCTCTTTTCTAGAGAATGGCTCTGTTTATCTCATCGTCATCACATAAGTCACTAGACTGCATGCAAAAAACCTCATTTAGCCAACGTACTTAACACCAACTTCAACcaaccataagtaggaatttaatgtttactaaatacttactatttctttaGACAAACCCGCATATCCTTTTCCAGAAAGTCGGTGAGGGTATAAGTTTACCTTGCCTCTTGCACTTTGTAGTTCACTTTTTTTCTATAAagtgatagatgaattataaccacaGTTAAATAATACACATATATCAACTAGAGTTTAAAAAGACCACATTAAAAAACTTACTATAAAGTTTTCAGACatccgattaatcacaaaactactACAATGTTCAAGTGAAATACAATGCCCTTGAGGTACCTTGTTCATAAGCTTTGGATTATTTCTATTTGGTTGGATGAATGTCCTagtgaggtgagttttatactgacGCCACTTTGAATTTGCAGAGCTCAAACATCCATTCCTCCATTTTGGGTCCAGTTTGTatgtcaactacacaaacaaaaattttcagtaaataaataaaagaaaagaaaaaatgcatcacataagaaagtGTCATATTACTTACATTGATggattcccatatcatgttcttaacttCATCCGACACCTGCTTCCAAGAGtggtaattaatattaactttttccCAAGCAAGGACGCCAATAAAACTCTGCAATTCAAAAACTTTTTGCCCCACTGTCTGTCCATACACATTAAATCTCATACTCTGTTTAACTCCCTGAACCCTTTGAacaacaagcttattcatttgAGTATGACCTCTCTTTGATCTTGTTGTTTGAGTCATCCCGTTTGATCCTACCTCTTGGCTATCCTCAGCACCCACATGATCTTAAGCAACAGACGTCATTTTACCTTTACCCTTATTGTCTTTTGCATTTTTTTTGTGAATTCTTATCTTGTTGAACTATCTCATCACTATGATCATGCGTTGATTTACCCTTTTTTCTAGTGGTCATAGTGTCCAAAAACCTGATCATAACAGTAGAAATTTGAAATAGTTAGCACAAGCATCAAGCATATGCAGAAATAGTTAGCACAACTATAgagcatatcattcaaaatcacaacaaaatAAACATTTGTATATTCAACAAAAAAACTACTAATAAACAATGAACCAAAATTTTATATGAAATATTTTAGTGTAACATTATTCAAGATCATAAACTTGATCAAGTAAATAGTCACAtatataaaccataaataaagttaccaaactaaaaattttcattatcaacccaaatcccatcacaatctACACGAATACAGGGTGGTTAATTgtcattagttttgtcaatatccattgatggcatcCCTTTTGTGAAGCATGGGTAGTAGATTGAagtatctcccaacttatcatcagtGATACATTCAAAATAATCTCTATTTGGAGTTGAAAGTACAATAAACCATGTGGGATTTTAAGGGTCTTCTACATAAAATACTTACTTCGCTTGAGTGCCCAAGATAAATGGGTCAGATTTGAATCTCATTCTCTTGAGATTTACAAAGGtaaaaccattatcatctactctaataccagtgttattctctacccaattacacttaaacattggaactTGAGAATCATGGTAATTGAGCTCCCATATTTCTTGTATCATACCATAATACATCATGTCTCTTATAattggatttttatcctttgcacttgcaactcgcattgtttgtgcgagcaagattacactcgagttttgaacaactcgtacATTATCACGTTCTTTCATGTAATAAGTGACCCCATCAATCATATGACtagagtattttagcacttgCTTGCTAGGTCCATGTGCCAACAACTtcactttttttttataattgattggaggaagaGGATGTTGTATTTGTAACCTATAATTCTCATAAGGgggttaaattattaaatttattaaagttaataTGTTCAAAAATAAACATGCTTTCGTAtgttcaataataaacatgctaatatttatggtacttacatgttcatggaaccaaggaataaaactttggtggtgcttatcttgtaaccactttacacctttaataggaaatttttgcttcaagtgtgtcatatgttccctaatgaaaaaattataaagaaattaagaggatatttttcttaacaatttcatgAGATTATTACTAAACTAGAGCGCTTACACAATGTAAGAATCAACCTCAGCGTCATTTTCCAATACATAATGATGTAATTGTTCCCACTCCTCGTGACAACAGAAGTGCACCTTGGCACCTAACAAGGACTTAGTGAGTActatttcatgatattttgatgGAATCCCTATCATGTTCATATTATACaaaaattctgagcaaaactctACAGCTTCAACAATATAACATTCAGTCATGCAACCTTCTAATCGATTTCTGTTctgcacataacctttcaatgttctcatgtatctttcaaatggaaacatctatctataccaaactggtccacacaacttgacctcacacacgagatgaactgttaagtgaaccattatatcaaaaaatgaaggcagaaaatacttttcaagtaaacacaacgttgtcacaatttctatttgtacattatccaactttgagacatctatcactttgttgcataacacattgaagaagaaacaaaacATTGTGATAGCATTTCTGACATGCTTGGGTAGAACACCACGGATGACAACTGAAAGTAACTGTTGCATTAAGGTATGACagtcatgtgatttaagaccaaccagttttaggtccttcattgagacaatatttttaatattagagGAGTAACCCATGGGAACCTTAATTCCgaacaatgaattacaaagttttcttttctcatccttgcttaatgtataacatgctGGGGCAAAAATGTCCTCTTCTCCCCTTTTTTAGTGCTAATTCTCTCCTAATTTTCATCTCCACTACGTTGTTTCTTGCTGcaatttcatcttttgtttttccttgcaTGTCAAGTAATGTACCAATTAGACTTTCGCACATGTTTTTCTCTATGTACATTACATCAAGAATATGTCGAACATGCAgatctttccaatactcaagttcaaagaatatcgaTTTCTTTTTCCAGTAGGAATTACCATCATTTTTCTTTGATTGAATATTTGCTCTCATTTTTCCCCATTGGCATGTAATTCCTTCAACCTTTTTTAAAACTTCATCGCCGCTTAGTGATTTTGGGGTTGTAATAAAGTCTTGTGTCCCATCAAATGCCTTAttctgccttcgataaggatgatctcCACAAAGAAATCGTCTATGGCctgtaaatgatatttttttttactatgttTCAACCTTTTGCATAAGTTTTCTCAGCACAAATAGGACATGCTTAATATCGTTTTACAGTGCATCCTGATAGGTTTCCATATGCTAgaaaatcattaattgtccacaataggacagctctaagcaagaatctttcttctcagtgtgcatcatatgcttcaacaccaacttcccataattcttttaaatcatcaatCAAAGGTGCCAAGTACACATCAATGGCATTTCCCAATAGTTTAGGACCAGAAATCAACAACAtgagcatcatatattttctcttcaaACACAACCATAGAGAAAGATTATAGGTGATCATTATAACTGGCCAATAACTATATGTAGAAGTCATCAAATTATGAGGATTGATCCCATCAACTGTTATGGCCAATCTTAGATTTCTCATCTGAgaagcaaaatctggccaattatgatccacaagtctCCAACAAGGTGCATCAGCTAGATGTCGTATATAggcatcacatactcttttatcagcatgccaagttaactccttagatatttccttactctgaaacattctttgaaatctaggaaAAGGAGGGCAATACCATAAAATCTTTGCAGGGACTCCTTCAATTATCCTAAaattcttggccaacttccaccttgacatctcACAAATAGGACAatcggtaaaatcctcatactccttccaatATAGAACACAATCATTAGGACAaacatgtattttcttataagtcatccccatCGCACaaaagcttttctttgcatcatataaaaataaaggcaattcattgtcactaggaagcatttctccaaataagacaagtagttcagtaaaactattatcactccagCTGTATTTCGCCTTCAAGTTATATAACTGCACAATTGCATATAgctttgtaaatttagtacaccTAGGATATAGATGTTTCTCAGcatcctcaagtaattttataaattgatctggattctctgaactttcatatgcagcatgtaccatatcTATAGGTTTATTAGCAGCAAAATAGTTTTCACATTCTCTAGCTACATCATTCTCTTTATTTAAATCCCCTAATACAGGTTCTTCCCTATGCCATATCCGttttttgtatgttaagtctataccattGCAGTACACATATGCCCTTATGCTGTTAATATTATTGTTCCATAGATTACCACATTTTGTACAAGGACAAAGTATACTCATAAGATTAGCAACATGTTGCAAcataaattgtaaaaaaaaactctagtccaagttcaaactcatgtgataatctGTTCTTTGACATCTATGCTTTATTCGttttgttgtactaatgaatcAAAAATCAATCAAAATATCTAGACAATTACAACAATGAGCCATATTACATACTATTTCATATTGCCAgaatcaacaattaacttagtatgacaaacaaaatttgtacttcatcattataccaataaataaatttatcaaTCATTCATGAATTATCAACAAAAGGCCCTATTTGAAACTATTCACATGCGTTCAAAAACTCTAAAatcataaatattaaaaaattttgggAATTTGGTGATCAAGCattcttatgcttgtagatcGGAAGATCACATGATATGC encodes the following:
- the LOC122040846 gene encoding uncharacterized protein LOC122040846 isoform X2, with amino-acid sequence MIWESINLTYKLDPKWRNGCLSSANSKWRQYKTHLTRTFIQPNRNNPKLMNKKKSELQSARGKVNLYPHRLSGKGYAGLSKEISSDLCDDDEINRAIL
- the LOC122040846 gene encoding uncharacterized protein LOC122040846 isoform X1; protein product: MTQTTRSKRGHTQMNKLVVQRVQGVKQSMRFNVYGQTVGQKVFELQSFIGVLAWEKVNINYHSWKQVSDEVKNMIWESINLTYKLDPKWRNGCLSSANSKWRQYKTHLTRTFIQPNRNNPKLMNKKKSELQSARGKVNLYPHRLSGKGYAGLSKEISSDLCDDDEINRAIL